From Butyricimonas paravirosa, one genomic window encodes:
- a CDS encoding RagB/SusD family nutrient uptake outer membrane protein, which translates to MISVFNKFILGAFFIITFCACGNFLEEVSQDEFEPETTDAYSELLNGAGYAFAELDGLTWYMDDDIDGVSSYSYTDVYNACRDIFTWQYYMYQSLKDANVTDATYENYYEKIMVCNVIIDDIEMSVGTESQINMVLGEALTLRAYYYLQLVNIFATPYNDSRSTPDQRLGVSLVTKSEIRDEGIARSSVADVYKQITADIERAVSLLDQNKTNNGVYRINYVSAHLIASRIYLYMEEWDKVIEHATQALAGAPDLVYLPTYAYTNVNYPTNSTNPVVSSSFPETIFVFGSMPGRMGFMGTPVCLSTDLVSSFSEPNDSRNGMYFKATASGYIYPYQEYKHGVAERGYVWRTAELYLNRAEAYMEKYKAGAAECGQLAVNDLNKLRENRFTNYSNYTLSTADDLENLCKLERRRELFMEGHRWFDLRRYGMPRIEHTWVSENGQRTTYVLQEKDPGYTLPISQDVLDRNSKLVQNELATDRIGTN; encoded by the coding sequence ATGATTTCAGTATTTAATAAGTTTATATTAGGAGCGTTTTTTATCATAACGTTCTGTGCGTGTGGGAATTTCTTGGAGGAAGTTTCTCAAGATGAATTTGAACCGGAAACAACGGATGCTTATTCAGAATTATTGAACGGGGCAGGGTATGCATTTGCCGAATTGGATGGTTTGACTTGGTATATGGATGATGATATTGATGGCGTATCTTCCTATTCATACACGGATGTCTATAATGCTTGCCGGGATATTTTTACTTGGCAATATTACATGTATCAGTCTTTGAAGGATGCAAATGTGACTGATGCAACATACGAAAATTACTATGAGAAGATTATGGTATGCAATGTTATCATTGATGATATAGAGATGTCAGTGGGTACGGAATCACAGATTAATATGGTGTTGGGAGAGGCTCTGACTTTACGGGCGTATTATTATTTGCAGTTGGTGAATATCTTTGCAACTCCTTACAACGATTCCCGTTCAACTCCCGACCAGCGTTTAGGAGTATCTTTGGTCACGAAATCCGAAATTCGGGATGAAGGAATTGCTCGTAGTTCGGTGGCAGATGTATACAAACAGATTACAGCGGATATTGAGCGGGCTGTGTCATTGTTGGATCAGAATAAAACAAATAATGGGGTTTACCGGATCAATTATGTTTCCGCACATTTGATCGCCTCCCGTATTTATCTGTACATGGAGGAATGGGATAAAGTGATTGAACATGCCACCCAGGCTCTTGCAGGGGCTCCGGATTTGGTTTATTTACCGACTTATGCTTACACGAATGTGAATTATCCCACGAATTCTACGAATCCGGTCGTTTCTTCCAGTTTCCCGGAAACTATTTTTGTCTTTGGAAGTATGCCCGGACGGATGGGATTCATGGGAACGCCTGTATGCCTGTCTACGGATTTGGTGAGTAGTTTTTCAGAACCGAATGATAGTCGTAACGGGATGTATTTTAAGGCCACGGCAAGCGGTTATATTTATCCTTATCAAGAGTATAAACACGGGGTTGCGGAAAGAGGGTACGTGTGGAGAACGGCTGAACTTTATTTGAACCGAGCAGAGGCATATATGGAGAAATATAAAGCGGGAGCTGCTGAATGTGGTCAATTAGCTGTAAATGATCTAAATAAATTGCGGGAAAACCGGTTTACAAATTATTCGAATTACACGTTGAGTACGGCTGATGATTTGGAAAACTTGTGTAAGTTGGAACGTCGTCGTGAACTTTTTATGGAAGGACATCGCTGGTTTGATCTTCGTCGTTACGGGATGCCTAGAATTGAACATACGTGGGTTAGTGAAAATGGACAGCGGACAACATACGTGTTACAGGAAAAAGATCCTGGATATACCTTACCGATT
- a CDS encoding SusC/RagA family TonB-linked outer membrane protein, which translates to MMKFYVLFMLFGMLHTYGNVHSQNLTLSVENASLKEVFREIEKNSDYRFLFKSDDVVGIKGLTLSVSLADIDNVMALCLKGTRLVYEKDGSLIIIKRGQEDNQPKKRIVKGKILDEKGESLPGATIVLKGTALGGVANVDGTFTLEIPQMDTTVLLVTFVGYQMQEVALKKNDNKELVIRLQPDVTEIEEVVITGYGKVDKRLSASATTSVKIDDILIPNVASVDAMLQGRVPGLMVMTTSGSPNATPKMRIRGSSTIHGNAAPIWVVDGIIYEDPVDLSNDEINDVLTGSASTIREQAGENASLSLLGNAISGVNPMDIESITFLKDASATAIYGTQAANGVIVVTTKKGKVGKPSVTFSASFGFTERPRYSDYQLMNSKERIGVSRETAEYGYLYGAMPYSAGYEGALFDYYDGKITKSEFDAKVADLETMNTDWFKILCQNAFNQDYTLSVSGGNETSRYYFSVGYNNSKGTTKGDNLERYNLNLNLSTDIGKFVNVEGKLSFSDRKSDGFYMVNPSDYALSASRAISKDEFYTTQYSTVPGLSSNFPLSYNILNEIEHTGNEANIRQVNASVGINAKLHPRLTLNTLFGVNYSNTVNKKWADERSYYIAEIRGYDYGAVTPNSEEEKASRLSKGGILLYETNNNISYTARAQLSYNKILNENHIINAMVGYEVRSVKNDGFNTEEWGYFPDRGLGISYEYDTNTSGSTSLSGNSSLEKHTAKLSNTLSNTLSGFATLVYAYRNRYVLNANIRMDASNRFGQYTNNKALPVWSVAGRWSVSEEPWFKLLGERADLSLRLSYGSQGNVPTTVGPNLVVKYPTTVINRWSGEYVLNVSRYAYPDLRWEKTKTINIGTDFSFWKGRISGTIDYYYKKGKDIIFSLDVPAEYGVKTTYKNGADIKNTGFELAVSFVPVQTKDFKWTITPTYSKNTNNVQNTGKNEYTYTDYLAGNAFENGKPVNAVYSWKFTGLDPQYGYATFAHTSRDQSQIVKMDDPKDYLVYSGQADPKISGGFTTSLRYKNLTLNANFAYSLGSVKRLNFLYSGALTMPAPQDNLHKDLLKRWKKPGDELTTNIPGFVFDGSTEYNLYVPIPSTVSLNSYEMYNYSDIRVVKGDFLRCRNLSLSYTIPQKYLKKFGVSMMSCMFNVTNPLTICSSKFRGQDPEQGGTGGTALPITQTYSFSLNVSF; encoded by the coding sequence ATGATGAAATTTTATGTCTTGTTTATGCTGTTCGGAATGTTACATACCTACGGGAATGTACATTCGCAGAACCTCACGTTAAGCGTGGAGAATGCTTCATTAAAAGAAGTTTTCAGGGAAATAGAGAAAAATTCCGATTACCGGTTTTTATTTAAATCGGATGATGTTGTCGGAATTAAGGGATTAACACTTTCGGTATCACTGGCTGATATTGATAATGTCATGGCCTTGTGTTTGAAAGGAACCAGATTGGTTTATGAAAAAGATGGTTCTTTAATTATTATCAAGCGGGGACAGGAGGATAATCAGCCCAAAAAACGGATTGTGAAAGGTAAGATTCTGGATGAGAAAGGGGAATCTTTGCCGGGAGCGACCATTGTTTTAAAAGGAACGGCTCTTGGTGGAGTGGCTAATGTTGACGGAACGTTTACGCTTGAAATTCCACAGATGGACACGACTGTTCTGCTCGTGACCTTTGTCGGTTACCAGATGCAAGAGGTGGCTTTGAAGAAGAACGATAACAAAGAATTGGTTATTCGCCTGCAACCGGACGTGACGGAGATTGAAGAAGTGGTGATTACGGGGTATGGTAAAGTAGACAAACGGTTATCAGCCAGTGCTACTACCTCGGTGAAAATAGATGATATTTTGATTCCTAACGTGGCCTCGGTAGACGCTATGTTACAGGGACGTGTTCCGGGATTAATGGTTATGACAACTTCCGGTAGCCCGAATGCGACTCCGAAAATGCGTATCCGGGGTTCTTCAACCATTCATGGGAATGCTGCTCCGATATGGGTTGTTGATGGAATTATTTATGAGGACCCGGTGGATTTATCTAACGACGAGATAAATGACGTGTTAACGGGATCGGCCTCAACCATACGGGAACAAGCGGGAGAAAATGCCAGTCTGAGTTTGTTAGGTAATGCCATTTCCGGGGTGAATCCGATGGATATTGAATCGATTACTTTTTTGAAAGATGCTTCCGCTACGGCTATTTACGGAACGCAAGCTGCTAATGGCGTGATTGTTGTGACAACTAAAAAAGGTAAAGTAGGAAAGCCGTCAGTTACTTTTTCAGCATCTTTCGGGTTTACGGAACGTCCCCGGTATTCGGATTACCAATTGATGAATTCTAAGGAACGTATCGGGGTGTCCCGGGAAACGGCAGAGTACGGTTATCTATATGGGGCAATGCCTTATTCTGCAGGGTATGAAGGGGCTCTGTTTGATTATTATGACGGTAAAATTACAAAGTCTGAGTTTGATGCGAAAGTTGCCGATTTGGAGACAATGAACACAGATTGGTTTAAGATTCTTTGTCAGAATGCTTTTAATCAGGATTATACATTAAGTGTTTCCGGGGGAAATGAAACTAGTCGTTACTATTTTTCAGTAGGTTACAATAATAGTAAAGGAACGACGAAGGGAGACAACCTGGAACGATATAATTTAAATTTGAATTTAAGTACCGATATCGGGAAGTTTGTCAATGTGGAGGGTAAATTGAGTTTTTCGGATAGAAAATCAGATGGTTTTTATATGGTAAATCCTTCGGATTATGCTCTTTCTGCATCAAGAGCCATTAGTAAAGATGAATTCTACACGACACAATATTCTACTGTACCCGGATTGTCTTCAAATTTTCCGCTTTCTTATAATATCTTGAACGAAATAGAGCATACGGGTAATGAGGCGAATATTCGTCAAGTGAATGCCAGTGTGGGGATAAATGCGAAATTACATCCTCGGTTGACTTTAAATACTCTTTTTGGTGTAAATTATTCGAACACGGTAAACAAGAAATGGGCAGATGAACGTTCTTATTATATTGCGGAAATCAGAGGATATGACTACGGGGCAGTTACTCCAAATAGTGAAGAGGAAAAAGCCTCGCGTTTGTCTAAGGGAGGTATATTGTTATATGAAACAAATAATAATATAAGTTATACGGCTCGCGCCCAGTTGTCTTATAATAAGATATTGAACGAGAATCATATTATTAACGCGATGGTGGGATATGAGGTCCGTTCGGTAAAAAATGATGGATTTAATACTGAGGAATGGGGATATTTCCCGGATCGGGGATTGGGAATTAGTTACGAGTATGATACCAATACGTCCGGCTCAACTTCATTGAGTGGAAATTCATCTTTGGAGAAACATACGGCTAAACTTAGTAATACGTTATCTAATACGTTATCCGGTTTTGCGACGTTAGTTTATGCATATAGAAATCGTTATGTGTTGAATGCAAATATCCGTATGGATGCTTCCAACCGTTTCGGACAATATACAAATAATAAAGCTTTACCCGTGTGGAGTGTTGCGGGACGTTGGAGTGTTTCTGAGGAACCGTGGTTTAAATTGTTGGGAGAACGGGCAGACTTGAGTCTGCGTTTGTCCTATGGTAGTCAGGGAAATGTTCCTACCACGGTGGGACCCAATCTTGTCGTGAAATATCCGACAACCGTGATTAATCGTTGGTCCGGGGAGTACGTGCTGAACGTTAGTCGTTACGCATATCCGGATTTGCGCTGGGAGAAGACAAAGACAATAAATATCGGAACGGATTTTTCATTCTGGAAAGGAAGAATCAGTGGAACAATTGATTACTATTACAAAAAAGGGAAAGATATTATTTTTAGTTTGGATGTTCCTGCGGAATATGGAGTTAAGACGACCTATAAAAACGGAGCGGATATAAAGAATACGGGTTTTGAGTTGGCCGTGTCATTTGTACCCGTACAGACGAAAGATTTCAAATGGACAATTACTCCCACGTATTCAAAGAACACGAATAATGTGCAGAATACAGGAAAAAATGAATATACTTACACGGATTATCTGGCCGGAAATGCTTTTGAGAACGGAAAGCCTGTAAATGCGGTTTATTCATGGAAATTTACCGGATTAGATCCGCAATATGGATACGCTACTTTTGCTCATACTTCTCGTGACCAGAGCCAGATTGTTAAAATGGATGACCCGAAGGATTATTTGGTGTATTCCGGACAGGCTGATCCTAAAATCAGCGGTGGATTTACCACGAGTTTGCGATATAAGAATCTGACGTTGAATGCTAATTTCGCTTATAGCTTGGGTAGTGTAAAGAGATTGAATTTCTTGTATAGCGGGGCTCTCACCATGCCCGCTCCACAGGATAATTTGCATAAAGATCTTTTGAAACGTTGGAAGAAGCCGGGTGACGAGCTTACGACAAATATTCCAGGATTCGTGTTTGATGGTTCGACAGAGTATAATTTATATGTTCCGATTCCTTCTACCGTGTCTTTGAATTCTTATGAAATGTATAATTATTCAGATATTCGGGTGGTGAAGGGAGATTTCCTAAGATGTCGTAATTTATCTCTGTCCTATACGATTCCCCAGAAATATTTGAAAAAATTTGGGGTATCCATGATGTCTTGTATGTTTAATGTTACCAATCCTTTGACGATTTGTAGCTCGAAGTTTAGGGGACAAGATCCTGAACAAGGCGGAACCGGAGGAACGGCTCTACCAATCACGCAGACGTACTCGTTCTCTTTAAATGTTAGTTTTTAA
- a CDS encoding FecR family protein, whose translation MQKIDWSILRRSVNGDLTEKEKQEVEAWRNESGENERYYQKMKNFFTQEKSKEVDVRKNLKKFEQRTYGKQRKVFIGLCKYVAVFICLVGTIVLWQKFDTVQPEVNSLALAPGKDQAVLYTGSGKAIVLESRLRTNIVISDSLFVEQDSNVLNYEGIEAKGKMVDEFHLMRVPRGGEFSMKLSDGTMVHLNAETDLRYPVRFSGEERRVVLSGEAFFDVAKSGTPFIVELNGFEVKVLGTRFNINAYEGESRFETTLERGSVEINVKGKTLLLEPGEQAVLTNTGELSKQKVDVSLYTAWKDGYFVFEDERLEDVMNTVARWYDVNLFYQNPGVKEIRINGNISRYKDFSVLLEKIEKLDIVHFDIKGNNITVIDK comes from the coding sequence ATGCAAAAAATTGATTGGTCCATATTAAGGCGGTCTGTAAATGGCGATTTAACAGAAAAGGAGAAACAGGAAGTGGAGGCGTGGAGAAATGAGTCGGGAGAGAATGAGCGCTATTACCAGAAAATGAAGAACTTTTTTACTCAAGAGAAAAGTAAAGAGGTTGACGTCCGGAAAAATTTGAAGAAATTTGAACAAAGAACCTATGGAAAGCAAAGAAAGGTATTCATCGGGTTGTGTAAGTATGTAGCTGTATTTATCTGTCTGGTCGGAACGATCGTTTTGTGGCAAAAATTCGACACTGTACAACCGGAAGTTAATTCGTTGGCATTGGCTCCCGGCAAGGATCAAGCCGTGTTGTATACCGGTTCTGGGAAAGCGATTGTTTTAGAATCTAGGTTACGTACGAATATTGTTATTTCCGACAGTCTATTCGTGGAACAGGATAGTAACGTGTTGAATTACGAGGGGATCGAGGCGAAGGGAAAAATGGTGGATGAGTTTCACTTGATGCGAGTTCCGAGAGGGGGAGAGTTCTCCATGAAATTAAGTGATGGGACGATGGTTCATCTGAATGCTGAAACGGATTTACGTTATCCGGTACGGTTTAGCGGTGAGGAGAGACGGGTGGTGCTTTCCGGAGAGGCTTTTTTTGATGTGGCAAAGTCCGGGACTCCTTTTATTGTAGAGCTTAACGGGTTTGAAGTGAAAGTACTTGGAACTCGGTTTAATATAAATGCTTACGAGGGAGAGAGTCGTTTTGAAACAACACTGGAACGAGGAAGTGTGGAAATAAACGTGAAGGGAAAAACGTTATTGTTGGAACCGGGGGAACAGGCCGTGTTAACAAATACAGGAGAACTGAGTAAACAAAAGGTGGATGTCAGTCTCTATACGGCATGGAAGGACGGGTATTTCGTGTTCGAAGACGAGCGTTTGGAGGATGTGATGAATACGGTTGCCCGGTGGTATGACGTGAATTTGTTTTATCAGAATCCCGGTGTGAAGGAGATTCGAATTAACGGAAACATTAGCCGATACAAGGATTTCTCCGTGTTATTAGAGAAAATAGAAAAACTGGATATTGTTCATTTTGATATAAAAGGAAATAATATAACTGTGATCGATAAATAA
- a CDS encoding RNA polymerase sigma-70 factor encodes MGFDMENVLQAIRRREQGVFKQLFESYFKKMTLFAEYFLLDRGEAEDIVQEVFIDLWNNAPTLPEVSNLKSYLFTQVRNRSLNRLKHLHVEDNYKQWLLEAQAYAEIPEVEIDQDMLKKVYDVIEELPDQSKIIFKRCVLDGKKYKEVAEEMNISVNTVNTQMSRAYKFIRSRLGASFLILLSVI; translated from the coding sequence ATGGGATTTGATATGGAAAATGTTTTGCAGGCGATAAGGCGGAGGGAGCAGGGAGTGTTTAAACAACTTTTTGAATCTTATTTCAAGAAGATGACGTTGTTTGCAGAATATTTTTTGTTGGATCGTGGTGAGGCTGAGGATATTGTTCAGGAGGTATTTATAGATTTATGGAATAATGCTCCGACACTTCCGGAGGTATCTAATTTGAAATCTTATCTTTTTACTCAGGTGCGTAATCGTAGTCTGAATCGTTTGAAACATCTTCATGTGGAAGATAATTATAAACAATGGTTACTTGAGGCTCAAGCTTATGCAGAAATTCCGGAGGTAGAAATTGATCAGGATATGTTGAAGAAGGTGTATGATGTGATCGAAGAATTGCCGGATCAGTCTAAAATTATATTTAAGCGTTGCGTGCTGGACGGGAAAAAATACAAGGAAGTAGCGGAAGAAATGAATATTTCCGTGAATACTGTAAACACGCAGATGAGCCGGGCGTATAAATTTATCCGTTCTCGTTTGGGAGCTTCTTTCCTAATCCTTTTGTCTGTTATTTAG